GTTTGCTGATACAAATACGTTTTGTTCGCAGAGCCTCCGCCTTTGGCCATAAACAAAAATTCATATGAATTTCCATTCTTAGAATATATATCTATCTGAGCCGGAAGATTAGTGCCGGTGTTTTTCTCCTCCACCATTGTCAATGGCACTACTTGAGAGTACCTCAAGTTACGCTCCTTATAGGTCTCATAAATTCCTCTGGATAAATGCTCGGCATCCTCAGCTCCTGTGATTACGCTCTCTCCTTTCTTAGCCATCACTATAGCTGTTCCTGTATCTTGGCAACTTGGCAACTGTCCCTCGGATGCAGTCGAAGCATTTTGCAACAATGTATAAGCTACAAATCTATCATTATCAGTAGCCTCGGGATCTTCCAATATTTTCGTCAACTTCTCAAGATGCGAACCTCTCAAATAAAAAGACACATCTGACATGGCCTCTTTTGCCAAGATCTCGAGTGCTTTTGGGTCAACTTTAAGAAATTTTCTTCCATCAACTTCAATTGTGGAAACGTACTCTGAAGTGATTTTTCTATATTCAGTAGTATCCTTTTCTATTGGAAAAGGTTTTTGATAAAAAAACTCGCTCATATTTATCGATACCTATTTGTTGTTTATTTGGAAAACACTATTTGCGTCACCCATAACAAATATAAATATTGATCTTAAATAAATTGATGAGCTAACTCATATGCTTGCAATTAACTTTTAATTTTGAAAAATTCTAAATTATGAACTGCATTTTGCCTTAATTTTTGGAATAATGACTACAACCGCACTTTTTTACTCTTCTAATGTCATTTCTGTCATTAATATCCCAAGCCAGAGTATTAATACCTTCAGTCATATTTTGTAATACTTTTGAATCTTCAACTAAATACGTATTCAAATAATGACTGCCATACATTCCACTGACTTCTAAAGGGTCCGATATTATATTAGTGACATCTTCTCTATAGCCTATCAAGTTTTTTGGAACTTTCTTTTTATTTAATTCTTTTACAACTCTTTTATCCGAAGATAGGTACATTATGTTCAATTGATTAATAAAAGGCTCAGTCTGCGTCAATATCATTGCCACTGAATTCTTGGGCTGTGGATGCAAAATTCGATCGCCTAATCTACTTGACGGGATGTTCAAAACTATTTCCAGATCATTGCCCTCGTTTGCCATAGCCTTCAAAAAATTTTGCAAACTTCTAATTTTAGCTGATTTCAATTCTTGATAATCGTATTTTCCCAACTCTTCATATTTGATATCATAAAGCAACAAAGCCTTTGACTCTCTATTGCTGATTTTATCGCCATCGGCCTTTGTAAAAATTCGATTATCGATATTTGGCTTTGGAGCAATCACGGCAACATTATCTTTTGTGAAATATACATCGACAACGACTTTATCCAACCTATCCTTTGTATCATAAAAGTACGTTGAAATATCAACACTTCTTGGACCCGCTATTTCAACAAAAGACACTTTATCTTTTTCCCTGCTTTCATCATCCAACACCTCGCCTCCAACTTTATTATTAACCAAAACCCCAAAAAGCCCAACCGCTATAATACTCAAAAATAATTTCACACCACCTCCTTTTTATACTATCCAACCTCACCCAACTTTTATTGTTTGAGCATTCATTGAGCGTATAAATTTCCTTTAGTGTTTTCATGAGAATTATTTTTGATTAATTTTACCGCAAACATCAAACAGATTGAAACATGAAAAGAATCATCTACCCAGCGATAGCTTTAGCCATTGGCTTTGCTAATTTTTCTTGTGAAAATAAAACTAAAGAAAAGCAGGAAACAATTAAGGAAGAAGTAATTGAGTCGGCAAATGACGCTACAATCAATAGTTCAGTCCTGAAATTGGATGAAAATTCAATCGAAGTAAATTGGACGGCTTTCAAAACAACTGAGAAAGTAGGCGTAAAAGGCAAATTCGATCAAATAAAAGTATCAAACTTGAATGCTTCGGAAACTGCGACTGATTGCATCAACGGAATTGAATTCGAAATCTTAACTGCCAGCACAAACTCAGGCTTGGAAATCAGAGATAATAAAATCACTGAGTTTTTCTTTGGTAAAATGGCAAATACAGAGTCTATCAAAGGAAAAGTTATTAGCATTGATGAAAATGGAAATGCAACGGTTTCATTGACCTTAAATGATGTAACTAAAGAAACTACTGCCACTGTAAACATCGAAGACAATACTGCTACGATGACGGGCACTATAAACCTTGATGAATGGAATGGACAAGAAGCTGTCAAGTCATTGAATGAAAAATGCGAAGGGCTTCACAAAGGCAGTGATGGAATAACAAAATTATGGCCAGATGTTTCTTTCGAAATAAAAGGGAAACTTGCTCCACAAAAAATAGGATAGAACTAAATTAACATATAACTCTTACCCATTAACACACTGGGTAAGAGTTGATTACCCCCCAACAATTTATTGTATTATTTCTTTAGTTGAATTCCTTATTATAAGTTTAGTCTGATAAACAAACTTCTCAGCCAGATTTACATTTTCATCCTCACTCTGCTTCATTGTTTCCAACAATACCTTCATCGCTTTCTCACCCATATCTCCCGCCGGCTGTGAAATCGTTGTCAAAGCGGGCTCTAAATATTTAGAATACGCAAGGTCAGAAAACCCAATTACAGAAACATCTTCAGGAATCGACTTTCCTAATGACTTTACAGCTTGCATCGCGCCTACAGCTATTCGATCGCTAGCTGCGAAAATCCCATCTACTTCAGGATGTTTTTGCAATAGTTGCAAAGTCTTTTCAAATGATTTTTCTTCATTAAATTCACAATGTACTACCAATGGATCAAATCC
The Aureibacter tunicatorum DNA segment above includes these coding regions:
- a CDS encoding YceI family protein — its product is MKRIIYPAIALAIGFANFSCENKTKEKQETIKEEVIESANDATINSSVLKLDENSIEVNWTAFKTTEKVGVKGKFDQIKVSNLNASETATDCINGIEFEILTASTNSGLEIRDNKITEFFFGKMANTESIKGKVISIDENGNATVSLTLNDVTKETTATVNIEDNTATMTGTINLDEWNGQEAVKSLNEKCEGLHKGSDGITKLWPDVSFEIKGKLAPQKIG